In Luteolibacter sp. Y139, the following proteins share a genomic window:
- a CDS encoding LamG-like jellyroll fold domain-containing protein translates to MKTLSLIAAATLATLLAPAANAQQAITIGPKHRYRFDNASGTLATGTQINDSIGTAHAFVRGTGASANGTGVRITGGSSATAAYIDLPNATVSGSAEMYPGFSEATYEVWVTVNSNQNWSRILDFGNNAIDDVTAPGGTFNGADYLMVSANIGTANNIRFERGGQYLTGGAQQDITGATTLGTRMHLVATYDTTSSAWKLYKNGTQIASIATLLGPSTIDDLNVWLGRSNWAGDNNADATYDEFRSYDYALSAQQVLANYQAGPEVVLSDSTNQAPAFTSNPFTKPAGTLGVAYSGSIASDATDPNAGDTLTFSKTSGPAWLSVASNGALTGTPPNGTSGTNAFVVRVTDQANLFTEATLNITVGGTLPSGWTAAGIGGPGIPGGASESSGTYTVSGSGADISGTVDSFQFVSKTLTGDGEIRARVTSQSNTNASAKAGVMLRDGSGGGSINAFVAVTPSNGFTFQSRSAVAGATTTVAGPATNAAPNNWVRLVRSGTLLTSYVSANGTTWTQVGTATLTMSSSVSAGLAVTSHNNSVLGTATFDNVVVTPFPSPWVSADIGTTGLQGSAEYYPSAFTVKGAGTFGGTSDAFRYVYQTLTNNGTVIARVSTLQNTGANARVGIMMRDTLAANSAMAALTVTGTGDWRWQRRTLAGGSVSTTNSSTGTAPNIWVRLARSGSTITASRSTNGTTWTTISSSTVVMSTTCYVGIAVASGSTTTLNTSVIDNVSVTPTSPLLQPSQDLDSDGLADSWESLYYTPAQYSPSDDPDGDGQTNADEYAAGTSPMSGTDATRLRILTASPAVFQFNGKAGRSYALERMVTTSGSEWTQVQTTGTFAVDGTQQITDPSPPAGRGIYRLQINLIGSP, encoded by the coding sequence ATGAAAACCCTTTCCCTCATCGCCGCTGCTACCCTCGCGACTCTCCTCGCGCCCGCGGCCAACGCCCAACAGGCGATCACCATCGGTCCGAAGCACCGTTATCGCTTCGACAATGCCAGCGGCACCCTCGCCACCGGCACCCAGATCAATGACTCGATCGGCACCGCCCACGCCTTCGTCCGCGGCACCGGTGCCTCGGCCAATGGCACCGGCGTCCGCATCACCGGCGGCTCATCCGCCACCGCCGCCTACATCGACTTGCCGAATGCCACCGTCTCCGGCTCCGCGGAAATGTATCCCGGCTTCAGCGAAGCGACCTACGAAGTCTGGGTCACCGTCAACAGCAACCAGAACTGGTCGCGCATCCTCGACTTCGGAAACAACGCCATCGACGACGTTACCGCTCCCGGCGGCACCTTCAATGGCGCCGACTACCTGATGGTCTCCGCCAATATCGGCACGGCCAACAACATCCGCTTCGAGCGCGGCGGCCAATACCTCACCGGCGGCGCCCAGCAGGACATCACCGGTGCCACCACCCTCGGCACCCGCATGCACCTGGTGGCGACCTACGACACCACCTCGTCCGCATGGAAGCTCTACAAGAACGGCACCCAGATCGCCTCGATCGCCACCTTGCTCGGACCCAGCACCATCGATGACCTGAATGTCTGGCTCGGCCGCTCCAACTGGGCCGGCGACAACAATGCCGATGCCACCTACGATGAGTTCCGTAGTTACGACTACGCACTCAGCGCCCAGCAGGTGCTCGCCAACTACCAGGCCGGCCCCGAGGTCGTCCTGTCCGATTCGACAAATCAAGCGCCTGCCTTCACCTCGAATCCCTTCACCAAGCCAGCCGGCACCCTCGGCGTCGCTTACTCCGGCAGCATCGCCTCCGACGCGACCGACCCGAATGCAGGGGACACGCTCACCTTCAGCAAGACCTCCGGCCCCGCGTGGCTCTCGGTAGCCTCGAACGGCGCCCTCACCGGCACCCCGCCGAATGGCACCAGCGGCACGAATGCCTTCGTCGTTCGCGTCACGGACCAAGCCAACCTGTTTACCGAAGCCACGCTCAATATCACCGTCGGCGGCACCCTCCCCTCCGGCTGGACCGCCGCCGGCATCGGCGGCCCCGGCATCCCCGGAGGTGCTTCCGAAAGCAGCGGCACCTACACCGTCAGCGGCTCCGGCGCCGACATCAGCGGCACGGTCGACTCGTTCCAGTTCGTCTCGAAGACCCTGACCGGGGATGGCGAAATCCGCGCCCGCGTCACTTCGCAATCTAACACCAATGCCTCGGCCAAGGCCGGCGTGATGCTTCGCGATGGCAGCGGCGGCGGCTCGATCAATGCCTTCGTCGCCGTCACGCCCTCGAATGGCTTCACCTTCCAATCCCGCTCCGCCGTCGCAGGTGCCACCACCACCGTCGCCGGACCCGCCACGAATGCCGCACCTAACAACTGGGTCCGCCTCGTCCGCAGTGGCACCTTGCTCACCAGCTACGTCTCCGCCAATGGCACCACCTGGACCCAGGTCGGCACCGCCACCCTCACCATGTCGAGCAGCGTCTCCGCCGGCCTCGCCGTCACCAGCCACAACAACAGCGTGCTCGGCACCGCCACCTTCGACAACGTGGTCGTCACGCCATTCCCATCCCCATGGGTCAGTGCCGACATCGGCACCACCGGCTTGCAAGGCAGCGCCGAATACTACCCCTCCGCCTTCACCGTGAAAGGCGCCGGCACCTTCGGCGGCACCAGCGATGCCTTCCGCTACGTCTATCAGACGCTCACCAACAACGGCACCGTCATCGCCCGCGTCAGCACCTTGCAAAACACCGGTGCCAATGCCCGCGTCGGCATCATGATGCGCGATACCCTAGCCGCAAATTCCGCCATGGCCGCCCTAACAGTTACCGGCACCGGCGACTGGCGCTGGCAGCGCCGCACCCTCGCCGGAGGCTCCGTGTCCACCACCAACAGCAGCACCGGCACCGCGCCGAATATCTGGGTGCGCCTCGCCCGCAGCGGCTCCACCATCACCGCCTCGCGCAGCACCAATGGCACCACCTGGACCACCATCAGCAGCTCCACGGTGGTCATGTCCACCACCTGCTACGTCGGCATCGCCGTCGCCAGCGGCAGCACCACCACGCTGAATACCTCCGTCATCGACAACGTCTCGGTCACTCCGACCTCGCCACTCCTCCAGCCATCCCAGGACCTCGACTCAGATGGCCTCGCCGATTCGTGGGAAAGCCTTTACTACACTCCGGCTCAATACAGCCCCTCCGATGACCCCGATGGTGACGGCCAGACCAACGCCGACGAATACGCCGCCGGCACCAGCCCGATGAGCGGCACCGACGCCACCCGCCTCCGCATCCTCACCGCATCGCCCGCCGTCTTCCAATTCAATGGCAAGGCCGGCCGCTCCTACGCCCTCGAACGCATGGTCACCACCAGCGGCTCCGAATGGACCCAGGTCCAAACCACCGGCACCTTCGCCGTCGATGGCACCCAGCAAATCACCGATCCATCGCCCCCGGCAGGCCGCGGCATCTATCGCCTCCAGATCAATCTCATAGGTTCGCCATAA
- a CDS encoding RICIN domain-containing protein, which translates to MKKEKATLPAIILALGVVVTASYFGIAHRQAQASRDSLTRTAEATSPAANPAPSGPIISQGAPAKHVPDRELFASTWQSSPRESFAAFATWTRDYLDASPDARTAMRSHGIELAKARRTVMAGLIQTDPREAIANTLPVVVRQQLPQEIQALLEDRISDRGDLFRVMGVANPGDNRVIPTVDQAVIAGKTWQAHRYGDRELTPSLKDISIHGISLDGHLAILDSPVRKMETGETAAETTSECVVTGGTVVAPADPVTEKAPPAEVTTMLVGNHGYELCCPFCSEDFETRMERFERQQMSALQSVNAIAGDASQPRSLSSSGVNGSADYPGKPPYGLTHGTNTMIMMRVDFPDHTGNRFTEAELKGNVDDWGGVDWMVDRFSYGVSQVASPTITPVLRMPHDMAYYNNGPYWGDILNDAANAAIAQGFDPWAASCRVIIHDVVLKDSGAAGWGGGGAIWCNNNVDKRLLIHEYGHVFWLPHANSWQSSDGNPLSAGRWHVEYGDASDPMGNAWGTNPFNDYNAYYKNMLGWLPDTAVVPVTHSGTYRVNQFDGWGDWTKPVVLKITRDNDLDLWLMFRGDGVPQGNYNTGAYIVAGNGERFGDSHVLDFNNTNDGTDNAPLAQGQTWTDPTTGISITTAGRMMTDWPHHMYVKVDFPANYNQGYRALVNGGIYALRNKSFDQVLTSPNLTNGVEPTISAFTGATNQQWIAQRNSDGTYSFKRNGSTDLFLDIAGNGSGNYNEVLQWTWNGGDAQRYDVLNSWDGYLKLRHKGTNSLVTADTAGGNYGDVIQYEDFSGDEEKWEPYLLGINDGNYRLVPRHAPTRIMGLRGRATTAGTRIEQQYWANGNWQRWTTQNLGSGQFRIYPQGQPTLSLTIQGASTTDGAKAVLETYTGASHQKFTFTSTGMGFVRVSPVHAPAMALDVDASSSAAGGDIQQFTYSGGNNQQWRFIDSDL; encoded by the coding sequence ATGAAAAAGGAAAAAGCCACTCTTCCGGCAATCATCCTCGCCCTTGGCGTGGTGGTGACGGCGTCCTACTTCGGGATCGCCCACCGCCAGGCACAGGCGTCCCGTGACTCCCTCACCCGCACCGCCGAGGCCACCTCACCCGCCGCCAATCCCGCGCCATCCGGCCCCATCATTTCGCAAGGCGCTCCCGCCAAGCACGTCCCGGACCGCGAACTCTTCGCCAGCACTTGGCAAAGCTCGCCGCGCGAATCCTTCGCTGCCTTTGCCACCTGGACCCGCGACTACCTCGACGCCTCGCCGGACGCACGCACCGCGATGCGCTCGCACGGCATCGAACTCGCCAAAGCCCGCCGCACCGTTATGGCCGGCCTGATCCAGACCGACCCGCGCGAAGCCATCGCCAACACCCTGCCCGTCGTCGTCCGCCAGCAACTCCCGCAGGAAATCCAGGCTCTGTTAGAAGACCGCATCTCCGACCGCGGCGACCTCTTCCGCGTGATGGGCGTCGCCAATCCCGGCGACAACCGCGTCATTCCCACCGTCGACCAAGCCGTCATCGCGGGAAAAACCTGGCAAGCCCATCGCTATGGCGACCGCGAGCTCACGCCCTCGCTGAAGGACATCTCCATCCACGGCATCTCGCTCGATGGCCACCTCGCCATCCTCGATAGCCCCGTCCGCAAGATGGAAACCGGCGAGACCGCTGCCGAAACCACCAGCGAATGCGTCGTCACCGGCGGCACCGTCGTCGCACCCGCCGACCCCGTCACGGAGAAAGCGCCACCCGCCGAGGTCACCACCATGCTCGTCGGCAATCACGGCTACGAGCTCTGCTGCCCCTTCTGCTCGGAAGACTTCGAGACCCGCATGGAGCGCTTCGAGCGCCAGCAGATGTCCGCGCTCCAGTCGGTCAATGCCATCGCAGGAGATGCCAGCCAGCCACGCTCGCTTTCCTCCAGCGGCGTCAATGGCAGCGCCGACTATCCCGGCAAACCGCCCTACGGCCTCACCCATGGCACCAATACCATGATCATGATGCGGGTCGATTTCCCGGACCACACCGGCAACCGCTTCACCGAGGCCGAGCTCAAGGGCAACGTCGATGACTGGGGCGGCGTCGATTGGATGGTGGACCGCTTCTCCTACGGCGTTTCTCAAGTCGCTTCGCCCACCATCACGCCGGTGCTGCGCATGCCGCACGACATGGCCTACTACAACAACGGGCCTTACTGGGGAGACATTCTCAACGACGCCGCCAATGCCGCGATCGCCCAAGGCTTCGATCCCTGGGCCGCATCCTGCCGCGTGATCATCCACGACGTGGTGCTGAAGGACTCCGGTGCCGCCGGCTGGGGCGGTGGCGGCGCCATCTGGTGCAACAACAACGTCGACAAGCGCCTGCTCATTCACGAGTACGGCCACGTCTTCTGGCTCCCTCACGCCAACTCCTGGCAGTCCAGCGATGGCAATCCTCTCTCCGCCGGACGTTGGCATGTCGAATACGGCGATGCCAGTGACCCGATGGGCAATGCCTGGGGAACCAACCCCTTCAACGACTACAACGCCTACTACAAGAACATGCTCGGCTGGCTGCCGGACACCGCGGTAGTGCCCGTCACCCACTCCGGCACCTATCGCGTCAATCAATTCGACGGCTGGGGCGATTGGACCAAGCCCGTGGTCCTCAAGATCACCCGCGACAATGACCTCGACCTCTGGCTCATGTTCCGCGGCGATGGCGTCCCACAGGGCAACTACAATACCGGTGCCTATATCGTTGCCGGCAATGGCGAGCGCTTCGGCGATTCCCACGTCCTCGACTTCAACAACACCAACGACGGCACCGACAACGCCCCTCTCGCCCAAGGCCAGACCTGGACCGATCCCACCACCGGCATCTCCATCACCACCGCCGGCCGCATGATGACCGACTGGCCCCACCACATGTATGTGAAGGTCGATTTCCCGGCGAACTACAACCAAGGCTACCGCGCCCTCGTGAATGGCGGCATCTACGCCCTCCGCAACAAGAGCTTCGATCAGGTCCTCACCTCGCCGAATCTCACCAACGGCGTGGAGCCCACCATCTCCGCCTTCACCGGCGCCACCAATCAGCAATGGATCGCCCAGCGCAACAGCGATGGCACCTATAGCTTCAAGCGCAATGGCTCCACCGACCTCTTCCTCGACATCGCTGGCAACGGCAGCGGCAACTACAACGAGGTCCTCCAGTGGACCTGGAACGGCGGCGATGCCCAGCGCTACGACGTCCTCAACTCTTGGGACGGCTACCTCAAGCTCCGCCACAAGGGCACCAACTCCCTCGTCACCGCCGACACCGCCGGTGGCAACTACGGCGACGTCATCCAGTATGAGGACTTCTCCGGCGATGAGGAAAAGTGGGAGCCCTACCTGTTAGGCATCAACGATGGTAACTACCGCCTCGTTCCCCGCCACGCACCGACCCGCATCATGGGCCTCCGAGGGCGAGCCACCACGGCCGGGACCCGCATCGAGCAACAGTACTGGGCCAACGGCAATTGGCAGCGCTGGACCACCCAGAACCTCGGCAGCGGCCAATTCCGCATCTACCCACAGGGCCAGCCCACCCTCTCGCTTACCATCCAGGGAGCCAGCACCACCGATGGCGCGAAGGCCGTCCTCGAAACCTACACCGGAGCCAGCCACCAGAAGTTCACCTTCACCTCCACCGGCATGGGCTTCGTTCGCGTGAGTCCCGTCCACGCGCCGGCCATGGCACTCGATGTCGACGCCTCCAGCAGCGCGGCCGGAGGAGACATCCAGCAGTTCACCTACTCAGGCGGCAACAATCAGCAATGGCGCTTCATCGACTCCGACCTCTGA
- a CDS encoding ECF-type sigma factor, with product MNDIRRILEAASQHGGQVSSELLPLVYDELRALAARGLASEREGQTLQATALVHEAYLRLSGDEEMKWNDRAHFFRAAAQAMRRILVDRARAKGSLKRGEGKEVLDIQDLDIEGPSVDERVLLVDEMMDRMEERDPDSARVITLKFFGGLTNKEIAEMDGVTERTIERQWAYARTKLLQMIRDEG from the coding sequence TTGAACGACATCCGCCGTATTCTCGAAGCCGCCAGCCAGCATGGCGGCCAAGTTTCATCCGAGCTGCTCCCGCTCGTGTATGACGAGCTGCGGGCTTTGGCGGCGCGCGGCCTGGCATCCGAACGGGAGGGGCAGACCCTTCAGGCGACGGCGCTGGTGCACGAGGCCTACCTGCGGCTGTCCGGTGATGAGGAGATGAAGTGGAATGATCGCGCGCATTTCTTCCGTGCGGCGGCGCAGGCGATGCGGCGAATCCTGGTGGACCGGGCGCGGGCGAAGGGGAGCCTGAAGCGTGGAGAGGGGAAGGAGGTGCTGGATATCCAGGACCTGGACATCGAGGGGCCGTCGGTGGACGAGCGGGTGCTGCTGGTGGATGAGATGATGGACCGGATGGAGGAGCGGGATCCGGACAGCGCACGGGTGATCACGCTGAAGTTTTTCGGGGGGCTGACGAACAAGGAGATCGCGGAGATGGATGGGGTGACCGAGCGGACGATTGAGAGGCAGTGGGCGTATGCGCGGACGAAGCTGCTGCAGATGATCCGGGATGAGGGGTGA
- a CDS encoding serine/threonine protein kinase has product MEPFLEKVLFSAAAGFSRPEERQRFLEFIATADPGVRKQLEDLLGLETSAESFFDLQPEVGPEAVADGSSEGIGGTIGRYRLIERIGEGGCGVVYLAEQLEPVKRKVALKIIRLGMDTENVIARFRAERQALALMDHPNIARVLDAGATGSGRPYFVMELVDGERITELCTAQGMDLRQRLELFVKVCQAIQHAHQKGVIHRDIKPSNVLVRSRDGVAEPKVIDFGIAKATAASPSGDATFTVVGQFVGTPAYMSPEQAEGGVDIDTRSDIYSLGVLLYELVACRPPFESKRLTQAGIEEMRRILREEDPPPPSTVSGNGGDKVGDLDWIVMKAMAKERRRRYDTANGLAADVIRVLNDEPVMARPPSRSYRLGKLVRRNKLVFAAGSVSVLALVAGFGVSMRMFFLEKAAREEQMRLSGVAEEARVVETKLRETAEFRAQVAAAAVQLGRGNIAEADRLLSEIPIDRTPVSLEAAECFRKVADWHWSEGRPGPAADRFVSFVHARTSVDDSDDNSVSFHIMPAASALCYAGKMAEYDAFRDFAIQRFGGTKNPQVAEQLLKASLLKPASPETLRKLTRVASFVESAVNDPNGWIANDPYLAGWSCFVLGLKSYRDGDFQKATKWLHQSLSYPRENFPKDASVRSILAMIDSLEGRKANALLGIQMAHEPIDKAIAGSGAIRDGFGGYWFDWVNAKLLVDEAGVALGP; this is encoded by the coding sequence ATGGAACCGTTTCTCGAGAAGGTGCTGTTTTCCGCCGCGGCCGGGTTTTCCCGGCCGGAGGAGCGGCAGCGCTTTCTGGAGTTCATCGCGACGGCGGATCCGGGGGTGCGGAAGCAGCTGGAGGATCTGTTAGGGTTGGAAACGTCGGCGGAGAGTTTCTTCGACCTGCAGCCGGAGGTGGGGCCCGAGGCTGTGGCCGATGGCAGCAGCGAGGGGATTGGCGGGACGATCGGGCGCTATCGTTTGATCGAGCGGATCGGGGAAGGTGGCTGTGGGGTGGTTTATCTCGCAGAGCAGCTGGAGCCGGTGAAGCGGAAGGTGGCGCTGAAGATCATCCGGCTGGGGATGGACACGGAGAATGTGATCGCGCGCTTCCGGGCGGAGCGGCAGGCGCTGGCGCTGATGGATCATCCTAACATTGCCCGCGTGTTGGATGCGGGGGCGACGGGATCGGGGCGGCCGTACTTTGTGATGGAGCTGGTGGATGGCGAGCGGATCACGGAGCTGTGCACGGCGCAGGGTATGGATCTGCGGCAACGGCTGGAGCTTTTCGTGAAGGTTTGCCAGGCGATCCAACATGCCCACCAGAAGGGCGTGATCCATCGCGACATCAAGCCATCCAATGTGCTAGTGCGATCGCGTGACGGGGTGGCGGAGCCGAAGGTGATCGACTTCGGCATTGCGAAGGCGACGGCGGCGAGTCCGTCGGGAGATGCGACATTCACGGTGGTGGGGCAGTTTGTGGGGACGCCGGCTTACATGAGTCCGGAGCAGGCGGAAGGTGGGGTGGACATCGATACGCGCAGTGATATTTATAGCTTGGGCGTCTTGCTTTATGAATTGGTCGCGTGTCGGCCGCCATTCGAGTCGAAGCGGCTGACGCAGGCGGGGATCGAGGAAATGCGGCGCATCCTGCGTGAAGAAGATCCGCCGCCGCCATCGACGGTGTCAGGTAACGGCGGTGACAAGGTGGGTGATCTCGATTGGATCGTGATGAAGGCGATGGCGAAGGAACGCCGGCGTCGCTATGATACCGCGAATGGTCTGGCGGCGGATGTGATCCGGGTGCTCAATGATGAGCCGGTGATGGCGCGTCCGCCGAGCCGCAGCTATCGTCTGGGCAAGCTGGTGCGGCGGAACAAGCTGGTATTCGCGGCTGGCAGCGTATCGGTGTTGGCGCTGGTGGCGGGCTTCGGGGTTTCGATGCGGATGTTCTTCTTGGAAAAGGCGGCGCGTGAGGAGCAGATGCGGCTGAGCGGGGTCGCCGAGGAAGCGCGGGTGGTGGAAACGAAGCTCCGGGAAACGGCGGAATTCCGTGCGCAGGTGGCGGCGGCTGCCGTGCAACTCGGTCGCGGTAATATCGCGGAGGCGGACAGGCTGCTGTCGGAGATTCCGATCGATCGCACCCCGGTGTCGCTGGAGGCGGCCGAGTGTTTCCGCAAGGTCGCGGATTGGCATTGGAGCGAGGGGCGGCCAGGTCCTGCGGCGGATCGCTTTGTGTCGTTTGTTCACGCGAGGACATCGGTGGATGACTCGGATGACAACAGCGTGTCGTTTCACATCATGCCTGCGGCGTCGGCGCTGTGCTACGCTGGCAAGATGGCGGAGTATGATGCGTTCCGGGACTTTGCGATCCAGCGGTTTGGCGGGACGAAGAATCCGCAGGTGGCGGAACAATTGTTGAAGGCATCGCTTTTGAAACCGGCGAGTCCGGAGACGCTGCGGAAGCTGACGAGAGTGGCGAGCTTTGTGGAATCGGCGGTGAACGATCCGAATGGATGGATCGCGAATGATCCTTACCTCGCTGGTTGGAGTTGCTTCGTGCTCGGGCTGAAGAGCTATCGCGACGGGGATTTCCAGAAGGCGACGAAGTGGCTTCATCAAAGCCTATCGTATCCGCGGGAGAATTTTCCGAAGGATGCTTCGGTGCGGTCGATCCTGGCGATGATCGATAGCCTGGAGGGTCGGAAGGCGAACGCGTTGCTTGGGATCCAGATGGCGCATGAGCCGATTGACAAGGCGATCGCGGGAAGCGGGGCGATCCGGGATGGGTTTGGGGGGTATTGGTTTGATTGGGTGAATGCGAAGCTGCTGGTGGATGAGGCGGGGGTGGCGCTGGGGCCTTGA